Proteins from a single region of Esox lucius isolate fEsoLuc1 chromosome 13, fEsoLuc1.pri, whole genome shotgun sequence:
- the LOC105014266 gene encoding phosphatidylinositol transfer protein beta isoform isoform X5, translating to MLGPGPVVTNEYMKEDFFIKIETWHKPDLGTVENVHQLDAATWKTVEVVPIDIADGEQVAPADYKAEEDPSLFKSVKTSRGPLGPNWKKELVSNADCPRMCAYKLVTVKFKWWGLQNKVESFIHKQEKRIFTNFHRQLFCWIDKWVELTMEDIRRMEAETQKELEEAKRDLVLEFNIPNICSLHSLPWSACLSVRPLLTSPLRVHSLPWSACLSVSLLLTSPLRVHSLPWSACLSVRPLLTLSGFPHVYSEVLRKQTFVISTVTRKNNHYI from the exons TTGGTCCGGGCCCAGTTGTAACG AATGAATATATGAAAGAAGACTTCTTCATTAAGATTGAGACATGGCATAAACCTGACCTTGGCACCGTAGAAAAC GTGCACCAGCTGGACGCGGCCACTTGGAAGACGGTGGAGGTGGTGCCCATTGACATCGCCGACGGAGAGCAGGTGGCCCCAGCC GACTACAAAGCCGAGGAAGATCCGTCTCTGTTCAAGTCAGTCAAGACGTCTCGAGGGCCTCTTGGACCCAACTGGAAG AAGGAGCTGGTTAGTAATGCTGACTGCCCTAGGATGTGTGCCTACAAACTGGTCACAGTCAAGTTCAAGTGGTGGGGACTGCAGAACAAGGTAGAGAGCTTCATTCACAAG CAAGAGAAGCGTATCTTCACTAACTTCCATCGCCAGTTGTTCTGTTGGATTGACAAGTGGGTGGAGCTGACCATGGAGGATATCAGGAGGATGGAGGCGGAGACACAGAAAGAGCTGGAAGAG GCCAAGAGGGATTTGGTGCTGGAATTCAACATTCCTAACATCTGCTCCCTTCATTCCCTACCctggtctgcctgtctgtctgttcgtcCCCTGTTAACATCCCCTCTCAGGGTTCATTCCCTACCctggtctgcctgtctgtctgtttctctcctgttaACATCCCCTCTCAGGGTTCATTCCCTACCctggtctgcctgtctgtctgttcgtcCCCTGTTAACCCTCTCAGGGTTCCCACATGTGTATTCTGAGGTGCTCaggaaacaaacatttgttatCTCAACTGTGACGAGAAAGAACAATCATTATATTTAG